CGTGCAGCCGGACGAATGGGCCGCGCCGCTGTGTGGGCCGGAGTTCGGTTACCGGCGGCGGGCGCGGGTGGCGGTGCGCTGGGATGTGAAACAACGTCGGCTTGACGTGGGTTTTCGTGCCGAAGCCAGCCAGGACATCGTCGCCATAGACGACTGCCCGGTACTGGTACAACCCTTGCAGGCAATCATGCGCCACCTGCCGACCGTGCTGCGCAGCTTGAGCAAGCCGCAGGCACTGGGGCATGTGGAGTTGTTCAGCGGCACTGCTGAAGCGGTACTGGTCCGGCACGTGGCAGCATTACCTGCTGAAGACCTGGCTCGCCTCGAGGCATTCTGTCGGGAAGCTGGTGCCCAGTTGTGGTTGCAGGGTGAAGGCGAGCCGGCGCCGGTGGATGCCGCGCAGACACTGGGTTTTGCCCTGGAGCCCTGGGGGATGGAGCTGGCCTGGCGGCCGGGCGACTTCGTCCAGGTCAATGCCCAGGTCAACACCTTGATGATCCAGCAAGCCCTGGCCTGGCTGGCGCCACAGGCCCACGAGCGGGTTCTGGACCTGTTCTGCGGTCTGGGCAACTTCGCCCTGCCGCTGGCCCGGCAGGCACGCGAAGTGGTGGCGGTGGAAGGCGTGCAGGCGATGGTCGAGCGTGCCGAAGCCAATGCCCACGGCAACAATGTGCATAACGCACGTTTTTTTCAGGCCGATTTATCGCAGCCTTTGGCGGGTGCCGGATGGGTCGCCGAAGGCTTTTCTGCGGTACTCTTGGATCCACCGCGCGACGGGGCCTACGAGGTGGTGCAAGGCATCGCCCGGCTCGGCGCGAAGCGGCTGGTCTATGTATCGTGCAACCCGGCCACGCTGGCGCGAGACACGCAGGTGCTGGTCGGGCAGGGGTACCGGTTAAAAAGGGCCGGGATTCTCGACATGTTTCCTCAGACGGCGCATGTCGAGGCCATGGCGTTATTCGAGGCGGGCTAGCCAGGCTGGCCCTCTTGGTGCCGCGTCCAGGGAGTGGAGGCGGCACAGGTGAAAGCCAGCGCACCTGCGTGGTGCGCTGTATGGGAAGGTAAAGCAAAGATGGTACAGGTGAGAGTGCACCAGCCGGTCAACAACGACGGCAGTATCAATCTCGAAGCATGGCTCGATCATGTGGTGAGCGTCGATTCGCAGCTCGATCGCGCGGCACTGAAGGGCGCCTGCGAATTCGCCCATGAGGTCGAGAAAAAGGGCAACCCGGCCAAGCATTCCTGGGCGGACGGGACGTCCAGTTTCCAGGCGGGCCTGGAGATCGCCGAGATCCTCGCGGACCTCAAGCTCGACCAGGACTCGCTGGTGGCCGCGGTCATCTACCGCTCGGTGCGCGAAGGCAAGGTGACCCTCGCCGAAGTCGGCCAGCGTTTCGGGCCAGTTGTCTCCAAGCTGATCGACGGCGTGCTGCGCATGGCCGCCATCAGTGCCAGCCTCAGCCCGCGCCAGTCACTGGTGCTGGGCTCCCAGGCGCAGGTCGAGAACCTGCGCAAGATGCTGGTGGCGATGGTGGACGACGTGCGCGTTGCGCTGATCAAGCTCGCCGAACGCACCTGCGCCATTCGTGCGGTGAAGGCCGCCGATGACGAGAAGCGCCTGCGCGTGGCTCGCGAAGTCTTCGATATCTATGCGCCGCTGGCACACCGATTGGGTATCGGCCATATCAAGTGGGAACTCGAGGACCTGTCGTTCCGCTACCTCGAGCCCGACCAGTACAAGCAGATCGCCAAGCTGCTGCACGAACGGCGGCTGGACCGCGAGCGCTTCATCAGCGATGTGATGAACCAATTGCAGAACGAGCTGCTGGCCACCGGCGTCAATGCCGACATCAGCGGCCGGGCGAAACACATCTATTCGATCTGGCGCAAGATGCAGCGCAAGGGCCTGGAATTCAGCCAGATCTACGACGTGCGCGCGGTGCGCGTGCTGGTACCGGAGGTGCGCGACTGTTACACCGCGCTGGGCATCGTGCACACCCTCTGGCGGCACATCCCCAAGGAATTCGACGACTACATCGCCAACCCCAAGGAGAACGGCTACCGCTCGCTGCACACCGCAGTGATCGGCCCCGAGGGCAAGGTGCTGGAGGTGCAGATTCGCACCCACTCGATGCACGAGGAAGCCGAGCTGGGCGTCTGCGCCCACTGGCGTTACAAGGGCACCGACGTCAAGCCCAGCTCCAACCACTACGAGGAGAAAATCTCCTGGTTGCGCCAGGTGCTCGAGTGGCATGAAGAGTTGGGCGATATTGGCGGCTTGGCTGAACAATTGCGGGTCGATATCGAACCGGACCGGGTCTATGTGTTCACCCCGGACGGCCATGCCATCGACCTGCCCAAAGGCGCCACGCCGCTGGACTTCGCCTACCGCGTGCACACCGAGATCGGCCACAACTGCCGTGGCGCCAAGATCAACGGGCGCATCGTGCCGCTCAACTACAGCCTGCAAACTGGCGAGCAG
This genomic stretch from Pseudomonas entomophila harbors:
- the rlmD gene encoding 23S rRNA (uracil(1939)-C(5))-methyltransferase RlmD yields the protein MSRKKSNGGLRFQPAGGNRATQIPVGKKQRLLIERVAGDGRGIAFIEGRTWFVSGALGGEEVEARVLGARGKVVEARLERVFQASPERREAPCRHYARCGGCNLQHLPHDGQLALKQRLLAEQLQRVAGVQPDEWAAPLCGPEFGYRRRARVAVRWDVKQRRLDVGFRAEASQDIVAIDDCPVLVQPLQAIMRHLPTVLRSLSKPQALGHVELFSGTAEAVLVRHVAALPAEDLARLEAFCREAGAQLWLQGEGEPAPVDAAQTLGFALEPWGMELAWRPGDFVQVNAQVNTLMIQQALAWLAPQAHERVLDLFCGLGNFALPLARQAREVVAVEGVQAMVERAEANAHGNNVHNARFFQADLSQPLAGAGWVAEGFSAVLLDPPRDGAYEVVQGIARLGAKRLVYVSCNPATLARDTQVLVGQGYRLKRAGILDMFPQTAHVEAMALFEAG
- the relA gene encoding GTP diphosphokinase codes for the protein MVQVRVHQPVNNDGSINLEAWLDHVVSVDSQLDRAALKGACEFAHEVEKKGNPAKHSWADGTSSFQAGLEIAEILADLKLDQDSLVAAVIYRSVREGKVTLAEVGQRFGPVVSKLIDGVLRMAAISASLSPRQSLVLGSQAQVENLRKMLVAMVDDVRVALIKLAERTCAIRAVKAADDEKRLRVAREVFDIYAPLAHRLGIGHIKWELEDLSFRYLEPDQYKQIAKLLHERRLDRERFISDVMNQLQNELLATGVNADISGRAKHIYSIWRKMQRKGLEFSQIYDVRAVRVLVPEVRDCYTALGIVHTLWRHIPKEFDDYIANPKENGYRSLHTAVIGPEGKVLEVQIRTHSMHEEAELGVCAHWRYKGTDVKPSSNHYEEKISWLRQVLEWHEELGDIGGLAEQLRVDIEPDRVYVFTPDGHAIDLPKGATPLDFAYRVHTEIGHNCRGAKINGRIVPLNYSLQTGEQVEIITSKHGSPSRDWLNSNLGYVTTSRARAKIVHWFKLQARDQNVAAGKTLIERELSRLGLPQVDFERLAEKANVKTAEDMFAALGAGDLRLAHMVNAAQQLLEPERIEPVELIPRQARGIRAGKRSDIQIQGVGNLLTQMAGCCQPLPGDAIVGYITQGRGVSIHRQDCASVLQLAGKEPERMIQVSWGPIPVQTYPVDIVIRAYDRPGLLRDVSQVLLNEKINVLAVNTRSNKEDNTALMSLTIEIPGLDALGRLLGRISQLPNIIETRRNRTP